Proteins encoded within one genomic window of Oncorhynchus nerka isolate Pitt River linkage group LG17, Oner_Uvic_2.0, whole genome shotgun sequence:
- the LOC135561441 gene encoding piggyBac transposable element-derived protein 4-like has translation MYTFLVTVLLMGIVKKNSLREYWSTDPMFATPFFASLFSQDRFLVLLRCLHFVNNATAILSDPLYKIRNVLISLTSAFGRVFVPYKDLCIDESLMLWKGRLAFRQYIPSKRHRFGVKFFVMCDVKTGFVQDIIVYTGSTTDIKHYDGLGVSGSVVMTMLAPHLGKGHTLYVDNWYSSPTLFQHLLSNSTGACGTVRSNRKGMPAFGCRKMQRGEVEFQENGQQLAVKWHDKRDVHVLSTVHTATMSATGKVDHLTGERKIKPDCVLDYNLKMGAVDKADMINSFVECTRKTNKWYKKIFFHLIDTAVLNGSIVHRQLTGKVITYQKYRENLMRELLEEHHTPRRPSTGGRPAVDNPLRLTARHFPCKVPQTASQGSRTRRHCKVCLSGARRSKQRKMTKYMCLACDTPLCISPCFEEYHILKHY, from the exons atgtataccttcctggtgacagtccttctcatgggaatagtaaagaagaactccctaagagaatactggagcacagatcctatgtttgcaactcccttctttgcctccctcttttcccaagaTCGCTTCCTAGTTCTTCTGCGATGCCTGCATTTTgtcaacaatgctactgccatcctaagtgacccgttatacaaaataagaaatgttcttatcagcctgacatcagcatttggtcgggtctttgtgccatacaaggacctatgcattgatgagtccctgatgttatggaaaggtaggctggcgttccgtcaatatattccctccaaaaggcacaggtttggagtcaagttctttgtcatgtgcgacgtgaagacaggatttgtccaggatattatagtttacacagggtccaccactgacatcaaACATTATGATGGGCTTGGGGTGTCAGGGTCCGTGGTGATGACCATGCTGGCTCCTCATCTCGGCAAGGGACACACTTTGTACGTGGACAATTGGTACAGCAGTCCCACACTCTTCCAGCATCTGCTCTCCAACAGCACAGGGGCATGTGGCACAGTCAGgtcgaacaggaaggggatgccggcattcggatgcaggaagatgcagagaggggaggtggagttccaagagaacggtcaacagctggcagtaaagtggcatgacaagcgagacgtccatgtcctctccactgtccatacagcaaccatgtcggccacagggaaggtggaccacctgacCGGAGAGAGAAAGATCAAACCAGATTGTGTGCTTGATtataacctcaaaatgggggcCGTGGATAAGGCagacatgataaacagctttgtggaatgcacACGGAAAACGAACAAGTGGTATAAGAAGATATTTTTCCATCTGATCGACACTGCTGTCCTCAACGGCAGCATAGTTCACCGCCAACTAACAG GTAAAGTAATTACCTACCAAAAATACAGAGAGAACCTCATGAGAGAGCTGCTGGAGGAGCACCACACCCCTCGGCGCCCATCCACTGGGGGTCGTCCTGCTGTAGACAATCCCCTACGCCTCACTGCACGACATTTTCCCTGCAAAGTCCCTCAAACTGCTTCTCAAGGTAGTCGCACACGGAGGCATTGCAAAGTCTGCCTGTCTGGCGCCAGGAGAAGTAAGCAGAGGAAGATGACAAAATACATGTGTCTAGCTTGTGATACACCTCTATGTATTTCACCATGCTTTGAGGAGTATCACATACTCAAGCATTATTGA